The following are encoded together in the Candidatus Marinimicrobia bacterium CG08_land_8_20_14_0_20_45_22 genome:
- a CDS encoding DNA-binding protein codes for MKFKTYTKKDVVRWTAKRLDSKIFDTETIVDGVFQTLREMLTEDEKNLRIEIRNFGVFEVKPTKAKPKARNPRTNEVVYVPPRRKTHFKPGKLIKASLKSPGDTPKKNELSLFGE; via the coding sequence ATGAAATTCAAGACGTACACGAAAAAAGACGTCGTCAGATGGACAGCGAAAAGATTGGATAGTAAGATTTTCGACACCGAGACAATCGTTGACGGCGTTTTTCAGACGTTACGGGAGATGTTGACCGAAGACGAAAAGAATCTGCGAATCGAAATCCGCAATTTTGGCGTCTTTGAAGTAAAACCGACGAAGGCAAAACCCAAAGCACGCAATCCGCGTACCAACGAAGTCGTCTATGTTCCTCCGAGAAGGAAGACACATTTCAAACCGGGCAAATTGATCAAAGCGTCGCTGAAGTCTCCGGGCGATACCCCAAAAAAGAACGAACTTTCGCTGTTTGGCGAATAA